In Streptococcus pneumoniae, the sequence CGTTGAATTTCAAAAGCGTCCTCTAATTCTCTCTCAGTTTGAGCACTTCCCCAGTTGACTTTGAGAAAACCAGCTATCTCCTCCTCATGCATAATGAAATAGGTTTCAGAGTCAGGATTTCCCAACTCAGTTGACAAAGTTTTCAGACTATAAGCCTCTTCAAAGTATTCCTGTAACTGCTCTTCCGTATTATCATACGCAAAGGTTTCACGAAAGGCTTGTTTGGCAATTTTAGCCAACACCTCAACATCTGCCATTTCTACTTTTCTAATCATTATTTAAACTGTTCTGAGAAGCGGACATCTCCTTGGTAGAATCCACGGATATCGTTGATTCCATAACGGAGCATAGCTACACGCTCTTGTCCAAGACCAAAGGCAAAACCAGAGTATACAGTCGCATCGATACCACTCATTTCAAGGACACGTGGGTGAACCATACCGGCTCCCATAATTTCGATCCAACCTGTTTTCTTACATACGTTACAGCCTTCTCCACCACACTTGAAGCAAGAAACATCCACCTCAACAGATGGCTCTGTGAATGGGAAGTAAGATGGACGCAAACGAATTTGACGCTCTTCACCAAACATTTTTTGGACAATCAACTGAAGCGTTCCTTGAAGATCAGCCATAGAGATATTTTTCCCAACTACCAAGCCTTCGATTTGGTGGAATTGGTGACTGTGGGTCGCATCGTCCGTATCGCGACGGAAGACACGCCCTGGCGAGATCATCTTCAAAGGACCTTTAGAAAAATCATGGGCATCCATAGCACGCGCCTGAACTGGAGACGTGTGGGTACGGAGCAAGATTTCTTCAGTGATATAGAAAGTATCCTGCATATCACGAGCTGGGTGGTCTTTTGGAAGGTTCATACGTTCAAAGTTATAGTAGTCTTGCTCCACTTCAAAACCATCCACGACTTGATAACCCATACCGATGAAGATATCTTCGATTTCTTCACTGGTTTGTGTCAAAACGTGACGGTGACCAGTCGCAACTGGACGACCTGGAAGCGTCACATCGATACTCTCGCTAGCCAGTTGAGCCGCGACTTTCTTTTCTTCCAAGAGCTTAGCTGTTTCTTCAAAAGCAGCTGTCAAGACATCACGAGCTTCATTGACGTGTTTCCCGATGATTGGACGCATCTCAGCAGAAACATCTTTCATCCCTTTGAGGATTTCAGTGAGCGAACCCTTTTTACCAAGGACAGAGACACGCAAATCTTGCATCTCTTTTTCATTTCCAGCAGTAATCTGCTTCAAGCTAGTCAGCGTTTCTTCGCGAAGCGCTTTTAATTGTTCTTCAATAGTTGACATATTTCCTCCATCAGTCTCTCGTAGATAAAAAGAAAACCACATGCCAAAAACTCCACTCGGAGCGTTGACACGCGGTACCATCCGTTTTCATCTGACAAGTCAGACCTTCATTTCTAAATCCATGCGCAAGTGAATTCA encodes:
- a CDS encoding GNAT family N-acetyltransferase: MIRKVEMADVEVLAKIAKQAFRETFAYDNTEEQLQEYFEEAYSLKTLSTELGNPDSETYFIMHEEEIAGFLKVNWGSAQTERELEDAFEIQRLYVLQKFQGFGLGKQLFEFALELATKNSFSWAWLGVWEHNTKAQAFYNRYGFEKFSQHHFMVGQKVDTDWLLRKKLR
- the pheS gene encoding phenylalanine--tRNA ligase subunit alpha, which gives rise to MSTIEEQLKALREETLTSLKQITAGNEKEMQDLRVSVLGKKGSLTEILKGMKDVSAEMRPIIGKHVNEARDVLTAAFEETAKLLEEKKVAAQLASESIDVTLPGRPVATGHRHVLTQTSEEIEDIFIGMGYQVVDGFEVEQDYYNFERMNLPKDHPARDMQDTFYITEEILLRTHTSPVQARAMDAHDFSKGPLKMISPGRVFRRDTDDATHSHQFHQIEGLVVGKNISMADLQGTLQLIVQKMFGEERQIRLRPSYFPFTEPSVEVDVSCFKCGGEGCNVCKKTGWIEIMGAGMVHPRVLEMSGIDATVYSGFAFGLGQERVAMLRYGINDIRGFYQGDVRFSEQFK